Proteins found in one Miscanthus floridulus cultivar M001 chromosome 4, ASM1932011v1, whole genome shotgun sequence genomic segment:
- the LOC136552895 gene encoding V-type proton ATPase subunit F → MAGRATIPTNNSALIAIIADEDTVTGFLMAGVGNVDLRKKTNYLLVDNKTTVKQIEDAFKEFTTREDIAIVLISQYIANMIRFLVDSYNKPVPAILEIPSKDHPYDPAHDSVLSRVKYLFSAESVASDRR, encoded by the exons ATGGCGGGGAGGGCCACCATCCCCACTAACAACTCCGCCCTCATCGCAATCATCGCCGACGAG GACACCGTCACTGGCTTCTTGATGGCCGGCGTTGGCAATGTTGATCTGCGCAAGAAAACCAACTACCTCCTCGTCGACAACA AGACGACAGTTAAACAAATTGAGGATGCGTTCAAAGAATTTACTACGAGGGAGGATATTGCTATTGTGCTCATCAGTCAGTAT ATTGCCAACATGATAAGATTTCTGGTGGATAGCTACAACAAGCCAGTCCCTGCTATTCTGGAGATCCCGTCCAAGGACCATCCATATGATCCAGCGCACGACTCGGTGCTCTCTCGAGTGAAATATCTGTTCTCTGCAGAATCAGTGGCGTCTGATAGGCGATGA